A genomic segment from Roseibium algicola encodes:
- a CDS encoding ABCB family ABC transporter ATP-binding protein/permease, translated as MRKPVNADEGSTFTTLANLWPYIWPSNRPDLKQRVLLAIFALIIAKIVTVLSPYFFAWATDALTGEGSNLPAFLVAPVMLVLAYNAARVLAVAFNQLRDALFARVGQHAVRQLAILTFRHLHQLSLRFHLARRTGGLSRVIERGVKGIEAIVRFTILNGIPTVLEFAIMAAVIWYQFGFLYVVIVAVMIVAYVWFTIKTSNWRIGIRREMNDSDTDANSKAIDSLLNFETVKYFGNENMEAARFDVSMAKYESAATKTWTSLSWLNFGQAVILGIGMAACMGLSAQAVLAGEQNIGDFVLINALLMQISIPLNFIGFLYREIRQGLADIESMFDLLMVPAEIEDRPDASPLKAVEGKIAFKDVRFHYDPDRPILKGIDFEVPAGKTVAIVGPSGAGKSTISRLLFRFYDVTDGSVEIDGQDVRNVTQESVRQAIGMVPQDTVLFNDTIAYNIRYGRPDASDEEVREAARMAQIHDFIERLPQGYDAEVGERGLKLSGGEKQRVAIARTILKSPPILILDEATSALDTHTEREIQSALDEVSQDRTTLVIAHRLSTVVNADQIIVLEGGEIAERGTHQELLARDGLYASMWARQREADEAEERLRAARENDDLGIVTRGQRADYVPAK; from the coding sequence ATCCGCAAGCCTGTCAATGCAGACGAAGGCAGCACCTTCACGACGCTGGCCAACCTGTGGCCCTACATCTGGCCGTCTAATCGGCCGGATCTCAAGCAGCGCGTGCTTCTGGCCATTTTCGCACTGATCATTGCCAAGATCGTGACGGTCCTGTCGCCGTATTTTTTCGCCTGGGCGACGGATGCACTGACGGGTGAAGGCTCCAACCTGCCTGCTTTCCTGGTAGCTCCGGTCATGCTGGTGCTTGCCTATAATGCAGCCCGTGTATTGGCAGTGGCTTTCAACCAGCTGCGCGACGCACTGTTCGCCCGGGTCGGCCAGCATGCCGTACGCCAGCTCGCAATCCTGACATTCCGCCACCTGCACCAGCTTTCCCTGCGTTTCCACCTCGCCCGGCGGACGGGTGGGCTCAGCCGGGTGATTGAGCGCGGGGTGAAGGGCATAGAGGCGATTGTCCGCTTCACCATCTTGAACGGCATTCCGACGGTTCTGGAATTTGCCATCATGGCAGCCGTGATCTGGTACCAGTTCGGTTTCCTTTATGTTGTCATCGTCGCAGTGATGATCGTTGCCTACGTCTGGTTCACCATCAAGACCTCGAATTGGCGGATCGGCATTCGCCGCGAAATGAACGACAGCGACACGGATGCCAACTCCAAGGCCATCGACAGTCTGCTCAACTTCGAAACGGTCAAGTATTTCGGCAATGAAAACATGGAAGCTGCGCGCTTCGATGTCTCCATGGCGAAATATGAGAGCGCTGCGACGAAAACCTGGACGTCCCTTTCCTGGCTCAACTTCGGTCAGGCGGTTATCCTCGGCATTGGCATGGCGGCCTGCATGGGGCTGTCTGCACAGGCTGTTCTGGCGGGCGAGCAGAACATCGGCGACTTTGTCCTTATCAACGCGCTGCTGATGCAGATTTCCATTCCGCTCAACTTCATCGGCTTCCTCTACCGGGAAATCCGTCAGGGTCTTGCGGATATCGAATCCATGTTCGACCTGCTGATGGTGCCCGCCGAAATCGAGGACAGGCCCGACGCCAGCCCGTTGAAGGCTGTTGAAGGAAAGATTGCGTTCAAGGACGTCCGCTTTCACTACGATCCCGACCGGCCGATCCTCAAGGGGATCGACTTTGAGGTTCCAGCAGGCAAGACCGTCGCCATCGTCGGTCCCTCCGGTGCGGGCAAATCGACGATCTCCCGTCTCCTGTTCCGGTTTTACGACGTCACCGACGGTTCAGTCGAGATCGATGGTCAGGATGTCCGAAACGTGACGCAGGAAAGCGTGCGTCAGGCCATTGGCATGGTTCCGCAGGATACGGTGCTCTTCAACGATACCATTGCCTACAACATTCGCTATGGCCGCCCGGACGCCAGCGACGAGGAAGTGCGGGAGGCTGCGCGCATGGCGCAGATCCACGACTTCATTGAAAGGCTACCTCAGGGCTATGACGCGGAAGTCGGCGAGCGCGGATTGAAACTGTCGGGCGGTGAAAAGCAGCGTGTTGCGATTGCACGCACCATTCTGAAATCTCCGCCGATCCTCATCCTCGATGAGGCGACATCGGCGCTCGACACACATACCGAACGCGAGATCCAGTCGGCGCTGGATGAGGTTTCGCAGGATCGGACGACGCTGGTGATTGCCCACCGCCTGTCGACCGTGGTCAACGCGGACCAGATCATCGTTCTGGAAGGTGGCGAGATTGCCGAGCGCGGCACCCATCAGGAGCTTCTGGCCAGAGACGGTCTTTACGCCTCCATGTGGGCGCGCCAGCGCGAAGCGGACGAGGCCGAGGAACGGCTGCGAGCCGCAAGGGAAAATGACGATCTTGGTATCGTCACACGTGGTCAGAGGGCTGATTACGTACCGGCGAAATAG
- a CDS encoding ArsR/SmtB family transcription factor, which yields MSGTDLPAGGNCMTSKEGLASCEELAAIFRALGHPARLAIIKQLASRQGACCGEIVSHLPLAQSTVSQHLQVLKDAGLLCCDTRGRNCHYALNWQVLSLAECRTKDFWERLNAAQPDQSGQSAGAQVVSASD from the coding sequence ATGAGCGGGACGGATCTGCCGGCCGGTGGAAATTGCATGACCTCCAAGGAAGGTCTGGCAAGTTGCGAGGAACTCGCGGCTATCTTCCGTGCACTTGGACATCCGGCCCGGTTGGCAATCATCAAGCAGCTCGCAAGCCGTCAGGGCGCCTGCTGCGGTGAGATCGTCAGTCACCTGCCGTTGGCTCAGTCGACCGTGTCTCAGCATTTGCAGGTTTTGAAGGACGCCGGGCTCTTGTGCTGTGACACGCGGGGCAGGAATTGCCACTACGCGCTCAATTGGCAAGTGCTCAGTCTGGCGGAGTGCCGGACCAAGGACTTCTGGGAGCGCCTGAACGCGGCGCAGCCGGACCAGTCAGGACAGTCAGCCGGTGCGCAAGTGGTTTCCGCTTCAGACTAA